One Candidatus Gastranaerophilales bacterium DNA segment encodes these proteins:
- the flgG gene encoding flagellar basal-body rod protein FlgG: protein MLRALTTAATGMMAQQNNLDVVANNIANVNTTGYKKSRAEFQDLLSTAVKTPGAMINQGTYQPVGIEIGLGVKTSATTRVFTGGTIQSTGNPYDIAIEGQGFFQIMQTDGSTAYTRDGSFKVDSMGQLCTTDGKLIQPQITIPQNASEVTVSSDGNVSVKVGTDPNPNVVGQIQLVKFQNPAGLLSVGNNLYVETPGSGTPIQGTPGEDGYGSLQQNYLEGSNVQLVDELINLIKAERAFEANSKIITASSDILRQTNQIV from the coding sequence ATGCTTAGAGCATTAACGACAGCAGCAACAGGCATGATGGCACAACAAAATAACTTAGACGTAGTCGCAAATAACATTGCGAACGTAAATACAACAGGCTACAAAAAATCAAGAGCAGAGTTTCAAGATTTGCTCTCAACAGCTGTAAAAACACCAGGTGCAATGATTAACCAAGGTACATATCAGCCGGTTGGTATTGAAATAGGGCTTGGGGTAAAAACTTCTGCTACAACAAGAGTTTTTACAGGCGGAACCATTCAATCTACAGGGAATCCTTATGATATTGCAATAGAAGGTCAAGGATTTTTTCAAATAATGCAAACTGATGGCTCTACAGCTTATACAAGAGACGGTTCTTTTAAAGTGGATTCAATGGGACAACTTTGCACAACAGACGGAAAACTAATACAACCGCAAATTACTATTCCTCAAAATGCATCAGAAGTGACAGTTTCATCTGATGGTAATGTATCTGTAAAAGTTGGTACAGACCCTAATCCTAATGTCGTAGGTCAAATTCAACTCGTTAAATTTCAAAACCCTGCGGGGCTTCTTTCTGTCGGTAATAACTTGTATGTAGAAACTCCGGGGTCGGGAACGCCTATTCAAGGAACTCCGGGAGAAGACGGATATGGCTCTTTACAGCAAAATTATCTTGAAGGTTCTAATGTTCAACTTGTTGACGAACTTATTAATTTGATTAAGGCAGAAAGAGCATTTGAAGCTAATTCTAAAATCATCACAGCTTCATCAGACATTTTGAGACAAACAAATCAAATAGTATAG
- the flgA gene encoding flagellar basal body P-ring formation chaperone FlgA, translating into MKKLLITLLISILTFGIAKADAQVITKDSLILMLQSQQEKELRAKGYKDIDVKVIHIPMQSYTFDDGVLSFKINSNSPVLLGKEYKKIDVYSNGIYQHSIGVPFEIKIYENVMIAKDIISRDSLLSSKNVEFKRANILGTPQRPLTQKDLPREMITGKMFRPGEVIDSRFCKIHPDIVRNAMVKVIFKTDDDMSIVVDGTALVEGKIGDYISVENKTYRKVYMGKVIGINKVLVEI; encoded by the coding sequence ATGAAAAAACTTTTAATTACATTATTAATATCAATCTTAACTTTCGGAATTGCAAAGGCTGACGCTCAAGTGATTACTAAAGATTCGCTTATTTTGATGCTTCAATCTCAACAGGAAAAAGAGTTGAGAGCTAAAGGCTATAAAGATATAGATGTAAAAGTTATTCATATCCCTATGCAGTCTTATACTTTTGATGATGGTGTTTTGTCATTCAAAATTAATTCAAACAGTCCTGTTTTGTTGGGTAAAGAGTACAAAAAAATTGATGTTTATTCAAACGGAATTTACCAACATTCAATTGGCGTACCTTTCGAGATAAAAATATATGAAAATGTCATGATTGCAAAAGATATAATCTCACGTGACAGTCTTTTGTCTTCTAAAAATGTAGAGTTTAAAAGAGCTAATATCTTGGGCACTCCGCAACGTCCTTTGACTCAAAAAGATTTGCCGAGAGAAATGATTACAGGCAAAATGTTTCGCCCCGGAGAAGTAATTGACTCAAGATTTTGCAAAATACACCCCGATATTGTTAGAAATGCAATGGTAAAGGTTATTTTTAAAACAGATGATGATATGTCCATTGTTGTTGATGGGACAGCCCTTGTCGAAGGTAAAATCGGTGATTATATCAGTGTTGAAAATAAGACGTACAGAAAAGTTTATATGGGTAAAGTTATCGGTATAAACAAAGTTCTTGTAGAAATATAA
- a CDS encoding flagellar basal body L-ring protein FlgH gives MKRGIRGLIVLTMVIATAQIAGCESLFMMNASQSYYSEPKSLYSCVRARSVGDLVTIVMNENVIVKDSLTYGSERSSNTVDNFTNFLNKILPGKIFNDQFNNFGGSNSVGSSTNNKRELAMNDSVTVQVVQMLPNGNLLVQGKKTLLNASERVDLLVSGIVDPRWINDIGQISSKNVANLQFALNGKGSTSRAGNEGVINRAVKYLF, from the coding sequence ATGAAAAGGGGAATAAGAGGTTTAATAGTTTTAACAATGGTTATAGCAACCGCTCAAATTGCAGGTTGCGAGTCATTGTTTATGATGAATGCTTCTCAAAGCTATTATTCTGAGCCAAAATCTTTATACAGCTGTGTAAGAGCACGCTCTGTCGGGGATTTGGTTACTATTGTTATGAATGAAAACGTTATTGTCAAAGATAGTTTGACTTATGGCTCTGAAAGAAGTTCAAATACAGTTGATAATTTTACAAATTTCTTAAATAAAATATTGCCCGGAAAAATATTTAATGATCAATTTAATAACTTTGGCGGAAGCAACTCTGTAGGTAGTTCAACAAACAACAAGAGAGAGTTAGCGATGAATGATTCTGTTACCGTCCAAGTTGTTCAAATGTTGCCAAATGGTAATTTATTGGTTCAAGGTAAGAAAACATTGCTTAATGCCAGTGAAAGAGTTGATTTGCTTGTCAGTGGTATTGTTGACCCACGTTGGATTAATGATATAGGTCAAATAAGTTCTAAAAATGTTGCCAATCTTCAATTCGCTCTAAACGGTAAAGGTTCTACTTCAAGAGCCGGCAACGAAGGTGTTATCAACAGAGCAGTTAAATACTTATTCTAA
- a CDS encoding flagellar basal body P-ring protein FlgI, giving the protein MKKLFSILLIGLMAFAILPQQPANSAYVRIKDITHVKGVRDNQLVGYGIVTGLNKTGDNSRSTQITNQLMLQNLGTVIGQSNYIQKGSSAAVMVTAIVPPFAKNGDKIDVTVSTMADAKSLEGGVLILTHLRAPNGEVVATAQGPLSVGGASGEANGSSKRTAITTTGRIPLGAIVERDINTQIGDEDSITLSLDKTDYTMVARIAQVLSQTVSQARAIDGSSVKVIVPPNFQNDRVAFLSIIENMNVDVSKPQAKVVVNERTGTIVIGSEVKLMPAAVAHGNITVTVTTRNEVSQPGAFSGGSAVGFANSDVDITKQTGSLVKISENNTLNDLVRALNAIGVTPIDLISILQALKEAGSLQAELQII; this is encoded by the coding sequence ATGAAAAAATTATTCAGCATATTATTAATAGGATTGATGGCATTTGCGATATTGCCACAACAGCCTGCGAATTCTGCGTATGTGCGGATTAAAGATATTACACACGTTAAAGGCGTAAGAGATAACCAATTGGTAGGATATGGTATTGTAACAGGTCTTAATAAAACAGGTGACAACTCTCGTTCTACTCAAATTACAAATCAGTTAATGTTGCAAAATCTTGGTACCGTAATCGGTCAGTCAAACTACATTCAAAAAGGTTCATCAGCTGCTGTTATGGTTACTGCGATTGTTCCTCCATTTGCTAAAAACGGCGACAAAATTGATGTTACTGTTTCAACAATGGCAGATGCAAAAAGCTTAGAAGGCGGAGTTTTGATTTTGACTCATTTAAGAGCTCCTAACGGTGAAGTTGTTGCAACAGCTCAAGGTCCTTTGTCAGTTGGTGGAGCGTCAGGTGAAGCTAACGGCTCAAGCAAAAGAACAGCTATTACAACAACAGGAAGAATTCCTCTGGGTGCGATTGTCGAACGTGATATAAATACTCAAATCGGCGATGAAGACAGTATAACTCTTTCTTTGGACAAGACAGATTATACAATGGTTGCGAGAATAGCACAGGTTTTATCTCAAACAGTTTCTCAAGCCAGAGCAATTGATGGAAGCAGCGTAAAAGTTATCGTTCCTCCAAATTTTCAAAATGACAGAGTTGCCTTTTTATCAATTATTGAAAATATGAATGTTGATGTTTCTAAGCCACAAGCGAAAGTTGTTGTAAACGAAAGAACAGGCACAATTGTAATAGGCAGCGAAGTCAAACTTATGCCGGCAGCCGTTGCTCACGGAAATATAACCGTAACCGTCACAACAAGAAATGAAGTATCTCAACCTGGGGCTTTCTCAGGAGGGTCTGCTGTCGGGTTTGCAAATTCTGATGTGGATATCACAAAACAAACAGGCAGTTTGGTCAAAATATCAGAAAATAACACCCTGAATGACCTTGTAAGAGCATTGAATGCTATCGGCGTTACACCGATTGATTTAATCTCAATATTACAAGCATTGAAAGAGGCAGGAAGTCTTCAAGCAGAGCTACAAATTATTTAA
- a CDS encoding flagellar protein FlgN yields MQIDFEMLENCLNEEITLYKELENLYKEKQEILTKRDVEKLEDIDSTILKHLDSVKSLIEKRKTIAVSTSGKVMTLSEVVEAALSVDKNQADKFTELQNELNSLVKELIRQERLNNELTKYGIKTTNKIMQIILNEVAIPTKEYNQKGKMVEQSSLNISSVSEEV; encoded by the coding sequence ATGCAAATTGACTTTGAAATGTTAGAAAATTGCTTAAATGAGGAAATAACTTTATATAAGGAACTTGAGAATTTATATAAAGAAAAACAAGAAATTTTGACAAAACGTGATGTCGAAAAGCTTGAAGATATTGACTCAACAATCCTTAAACACTTGGATAGTGTGAAATCACTTATAGAAAAACGCAAAACAATAGCCGTTTCAACTTCGGGAAAGGTTATGACTTTGTCAGAGGTTGTAGAAGCCGCTCTTAGTGTTGACAAGAATCAGGCAGATAAGTTCACAGAACTTCAAAATGAACTTAACTCGCTGGTTAAAGAGTTGATTAGGCAAGAGCGTCTAAACAATGAATTGACAAAATATGGTATTAAAACGACAAACAAAATTATGCAAATAATTTTGAATGAAGTTGCTATACCTACGAAGGAATACAACCAAAAAGGAAAGATGGTTGAACAGAGTTCTTTGAATATTTCTTCTGTCAGTGAAGAAGTATAG
- the flgK gene encoding flagellar hook-associated protein FlgK codes for MSLYNTFNISQQALLMNQSALNVVSNNIANMNTQGYSKQRVDQVNTGYTTIRGLNNNYQIGGGAQIGSIQRYRDSYLDSSYRQQSSNLSYYSSLYQNASAIENSLNELAGSGLSDAISQFFTAVGTLNSTPADSTARVNFIKKAEVVCTQFNQIAQTLTDGRTSAVGNTSDPQSIYNSKLYMNISELNTKMEQLAEINDNIVQSSVGNTVPNALLDQRDKLLDEISQLAPITVTENDNNSVSIDINGLSLVKGNKANKLDVTMGDDTNPTTIQLKDEDGNIINTNVNDKFTKGSIASFLEIGGDEAGVLSYQSMLDQIDILANEFAGAINGIQQFDDGAGKKAMAIGYDADGNQILSDYAGAGGLPPIFDSKTAGAPISALNMKVSDGIEADHWKVATARVDTTSADYDPKAVGNSENIKLMGQVRNNSIAGLNNMNPETFLTTSVTNMGSQIETIKFNYKSANSLYLSSNEERQSCIGVSLDEELVDLVKYQRAYEASARVFSVASSIMEQLVNLGR; via the coding sequence ATGTCACTATACAATACGTTTAATATCTCGCAACAAGCGTTGCTTATGAATCAATCGGCTTTGAATGTTGTCAGTAATAACATTGCTAACATGAATACTCAAGGTTATTCAAAGCAAAGAGTTGATCAGGTGAACACCGGCTATACGACTATCCGTGGTCTGAATAATAATTACCAAATAGGCGGAGGTGCTCAAATAGGCTCTATTCAAAGATATCGTGATTCTTATTTGGATTCGTCTTATCGTCAACAATCTTCGAATTTGAGTTATTATTCTTCTTTGTACCAAAATGCTTCGGCTATTGAAAATTCTTTAAACGAGCTTGCCGGCAGCGGACTTTCTGATGCTATTTCTCAATTTTTTACAGCAGTTGGTACATTGAACTCTACTCCTGCAGATTCTACTGCGAGAGTCAATTTTATCAAAAAAGCAGAGGTCGTTTGTACTCAGTTTAATCAAATAGCCCAAACCTTAACAGATGGAAGAACAAGTGCTGTCGGTAATACTTCTGACCCGCAAAGTATTTATAACAGCAAGCTTTATATGAATATAAGCGAATTGAACACAAAAATGGAACAATTGGCTGAAATTAATGACAATATTGTTCAGTCTTCTGTCGGGAATACAGTGCCAAATGCTCTTTTGGACCAAAGGGATAAATTGTTAGATGAAATCTCTCAACTTGCTCCAATAACTGTAACTGAAAATGATAACAACTCTGTTAGTATTGATATAAACGGGCTAAGTCTTGTCAAGGGTAATAAAGCAAATAAACTTGATGTAACAATGGGTGATGATACAAACCCGACAACTATTCAACTAAAAGACGAAGACGGTAATATTATCAATACAAATGTGAATGATAAATTCACAAAAGGCAGCATTGCTTCGTTTTTAGAAATCGGCGGTGATGAGGCTGGTGTGCTTTCTTATCAAAGTATGTTAGACCAAATAGATATCCTAGCTAACGAGTTTGCAGGAGCTATAAATGGTATTCAACAATTTGATGATGGTGCCGGCAAAAAAGCTATGGCAATAGGCTATGATGCAGACGGAAACCAAATTTTGAGTGATTATGCAGGTGCTGGTGGGCTTCCTCCTATTTTTGATTCTAAAACTGCAGGTGCACCGATTAGTGCCTTAAACATGAAAGTCAGCGACGGTATAGAAGCTGACCACTGGAAAGTAGCTACTGCAAGAGTCGACACAACGTCTGCAGATTATGACCCAAAAGCTGTCGGTAACAGTGAAAATATTAAGCTTATGGGACAAGTCAGAAACAATTCTATTGCGGGCTTGAACAATATGAATCCCGAAACATTTTTAACAACTTCTGTTACAAATATGGGTTCGCAAATAGAAACTATTAAATTTAACTATAAGTCAGCAAATTCTTTATATCTTTCTTCTAACGAAGAAAGGCAAAGCTGCATCGGTGTAAGTTTGGACGAAGAACTTGTTGATTTGGTTAAATATCAAAGAGCTTACGAAGCTTCAGCAAGAGTGTTCTCCGTTGCGTCAAGCATAATGGAACAACTTGTAAATTTAGGAAGATAA
- the flgL gene encoding flagellar hook-associated protein FlgL, whose protein sequence is MYVRTTTLGTSDRLVSQMMANQSALLNTQIQLSSQKRINRPSDDCVDAAQILSLGRQQDKISTYKDNINTAREQINMLDSSLAQVINVAQRANELAVQGSNGVYSKDQLGAIKTEIDQITASVMDFANTQYNGQYIFAGNNVSSPAYTKGADGSIVYQGSSGSQDSGRTMEIMEGTYLALNVNGSDVFGSFTPSDTTVDPAIPSQGSGLFKALGDLSESLALDPPDSQKISESIGTIKDGLNTINNVRTEYGSYASTRLNMTESYLTDLSLSVTEQRSNLEDLDMIQAITDYSNENYAYQASLSSVSKTMQISLLNYI, encoded by the coding sequence ATGTATGTTAGAACAACTACGCTAGGGACAAGCGACAGATTAGTTTCTCAAATGATGGCTAATCAATCAGCCTTGTTGAACACACAAATACAACTTTCATCTCAAAAAAGAATTAACAGACCGTCTGATGATTGTGTAGATGCTGCTCAAATCTTATCTTTGGGGCGTCAACAAGATAAAATATCAACTTATAAAGACAATATTAATACCGCAAGAGAACAGATTAATATGTTGGATAGTTCTTTGGCTCAAGTTATTAATGTTGCACAAAGAGCAAATGAACTTGCTGTTCAAGGTTCAAACGGTGTTTATTCAAAAGACCAATTGGGTGCGATAAAAACTGAAATCGACCAGATTACGGCGTCTGTAATGGACTTTGCAAACACTCAATATAACGGTCAATATATCTTTGCGGGCAACAATGTGTCTTCACCTGCTTATACGAAAGGTGCAGATGGCTCTATTGTTTACCAAGGCTCATCAGGTTCTCAAGATTCCGGCAGAACTATGGAAATTATGGAAGGCACCTATTTAGCGTTGAATGTAAACGGTTCTGATGTGTTTGGCAGTTTTACACCCTCTGATACTACAGTTGATCCGGCAATCCCTTCTCAAGGTTCGGGTTTATTTAAGGCTTTAGGTGATTTGAGCGAATCTTTAGCGTTAGATCCTCCTGATTCTCAAAAAATCAGTGAGAGTATCGGTACTATTAAAGACGGATTGAATACAATAAATAACGTTAGAACCGAATACGGCTCTTATGCTTCTACCAGACTTAATATGACGGAGTCTTATTTGACGGATTTGTCATTGTCTGTTACAGAACAACGTTCGAATTTAGAAGATTTGGATATGATTCAAGCAATTACTGATTATAGTAATGAAAATTATGCTTATCAGGCATCTTTGTCTTCTGTTTCTAAAACAATGCAAATTTCACTCTTAAATTATATTTAA
- a CDS encoding DUF115 domain-containing protein, translating to MLQKNLSALKKYSPKIADKIEQISIEDAAKNISVHQAKSGDLVIAKDGIALESLENPIENSKNVWDSIVKAPLTKNDFVIIYGLGLGYLLKRTYISCPSRIVVYEPFVEVLRFVLEYVDFSAVLSSGRVFFAEDANSVNDFVNDRFLTSDRVEVVYPEAYAARFSQEVIDFSTKIFETCTSKISDVNTIKRLSGKWVGNFIQNIKKLDGAVPLSCFRDKYQGKTAVILGAGPSLRTNFEYIKKNKDKFVIFAVNKVCDFLAEQNFIPDFMVVADAEFVEFSMRHYTNLTEKVNLIASPKVDSATYNLKYASKILFLLENDSISVDLKKHFDAISLSATAGTGVAQCYFAATEMGFKNLIFAGVDLAFKDGEIYAGRKVDLETESGNLNFKQDHPDKVYLSTKGLREIIAHNGQKVLTRDDYLVFINQLSSIFQQDKIHNLYNVTNFGANISGMKYLDFESVLSELNLKDDDGTIDVEFVVNQNQFLSKEIVQYWRELSENEKINITNQRDILADWVSKRFTLVNDISKSENFEQQLCLQIKNEELIIVKKLMSDLFLQEALQGYICSFSDLNAPKYDGDLNALKNARIKGMILFEQMLNMMNILLEKFL from the coding sequence ATGCTTCAAAAGAATTTAAGTGCATTAAAAAAATATTCACCCAAAATTGCTGATAAAATTGAGCAAATTTCAATAGAAGATGCGGCAAAAAATATCAGTGTTCATCAAGCAAAATCAGGTGATTTAGTGATTGCTAAAGATGGTATTGCTTTGGAAAGTTTGGAAAATCCGATTGAAAACTCTAAAAATGTTTGGGATTCAATCGTAAAAGCACCTTTGACTAAAAATGATTTTGTCATTATTTATGGGCTTGGACTCGGGTATTTGTTGAAAAGAACATATATAAGTTGTCCTTCAAGAATTGTCGTTTATGAGCCGTTTGTTGAGGTTTTAAGATTTGTTTTAGAGTATGTGGATTTTTCTGCTGTATTGTCTTCGGGGCGAGTTTTTTTCGCTGAAGATGCTAATTCGGTAAATGATTTTGTAAATGATAGATTTTTGACTTCTGATAGAGTTGAGGTTGTCTATCCTGAGGCTTATGCGGCAAGATTTTCGCAAGAAGTTATAGATTTCAGCACCAAGATTTTTGAAACTTGCACGTCAAAAATTTCTGATGTGAATACAATCAAACGTCTTAGCGGTAAATGGGTCGGTAATTTTATTCAAAATATAAAAAAACTTGACGGAGCTGTTCCTTTATCTTGTTTCAGAGATAAATATCAAGGCAAAACTGCCGTTATTCTAGGTGCAGGACCTTCTTTGAGAACAAATTTTGAGTATATAAAAAAAAATAAAGACAAATTTGTGATTTTTGCTGTAAATAAAGTTTGTGATTTTTTGGCAGAACAAAATTTTATACCTGATTTTATGGTTGTTGCTGATGCTGAATTTGTAGAGTTTTCTATGCGGCATTATACAAATTTAACCGAGAAGGTTAATTTGATTGCTTCTCCAAAAGTCGATAGTGCAACTTACAATTTGAAATATGCTTCTAAAATATTATTTTTGCTGGAGAATGATTCAATTAGCGTGGATTTGAAAAAACATTTTGATGCGATTTCTTTATCGGCAACAGCCGGTACAGGCGTTGCTCAGTGCTATTTTGCTGCAACTGAAATGGGATTTAAAAATCTTATTTTCGCAGGTGTTGATTTGGCTTTCAAAGACGGCGAAATATATGCCGGTAGAAAAGTGGACTTGGAAACAGAATCAGGGAATTTGAATTTTAAACAAGACCATCCCGATAAGGTTTATTTGAGTACAAAAGGTCTTAGGGAAATTATTGCTCACAACGGGCAAAAGGTTTTGACCCGTGACGATTATCTTGTTTTTATCAATCAATTATCTTCTATTTTTCAACAAGATAAAATACACAATCTTTATAATGTAACAAACTTTGGAGCAAATATTTCAGGCATGAAATATTTGGATTTCGAAAGTGTTTTAAGCGAATTAAATCTTAAAGATGATGACGGTACTATTGATGTCGAGTTTGTTGTCAATCAAAATCAGTTTTTATCTAAAGAAATAGTTCAGTATTGGCGAGAACTTTCAGAAAATGAAAAGATAAATATTACAAATCAAAGGGACATCTTGGCTGATTGGGTATCTAAGCGGTTTACACTTGTGAATGATATTTCAAAAAGTGAAAATTTTGAACAACAGCTATGCTTACAAATTAAAAATGAAGAATTGATTATTGTAAAAAAACTTATGTCGGATTTGTTTTTGCAAGAGGCTTTGCAAGGCTATATTTGCTCGTTTTCGGATTTGAATGCTCCAAAATATGACGGAGATTTGAATGCACTAAAAAATGCTCGAATAAAGGGTATGATTTTGTTTGAACAAATGTTGAACATGATGAATATTCTATTAGAAAAATTTTTATAA
- the fliP gene encoding flagellar type III secretion system pore protein FliP (The bacterial flagellar biogenesis protein FliP forms a type III secretion system (T3SS)-type pore required for flagellar assembly.), whose amino-acid sequence MAYDIIEYLCLLTYVVIEEEIIPMNFIKKYAKILCTLLVSFLTPLAASAAVTFPTVTVGMTNANTPQEFTQGVQILVLMTVLTLAPSILIMTTAFIRIIIVLALTRQAIGTASLPPNQVLAGLAIILTFFVMAPTINQINTNAVQPYLNNQITQQVAIEKAVMPLREFMIKHTEEKEIALFCNMAKLERPKNWNDVPTYIILPSFVLSELKVAFTIGFVIFLPFLVIDMIVSSILVSMGMLFLPPTVVATPFKLILFVMIDGWYLITKSLLESFVV is encoded by the coding sequence ATGGCGTATGATATTATTGAGTATTTATGTCTATTGACATACGTCGTAATTGAGGAGGAAATAATTCCGATGAATTTTATAAAAAAGTATGCAAAAATACTGTGTACTTTGCTGGTTAGTTTTTTAACGCCGCTTGCCGCTTCTGCTGCAGTGACTTTCCCGACGGTTACTGTCGGTATGACAAATGCAAATACACCGCAAGAATTTACTCAAGGAGTGCAAATTCTTGTCTTAATGACAGTCTTGACGCTTGCTCCAAGTATATTGATTATGACGACGGCATTTATCAGGATTATAATTGTGCTTGCTTTGACCAGACAAGCGATTGGTACGGCTTCGTTACCACCGAATCAGGTCTTGGCGGGATTGGCAATTATTTTAACTTTCTTTGTTATGGCTCCTACGATTAATCAAATTAACACCAATGCAGTTCAACCGTATTTGAATAATCAGATTACCCAGCAGGTTGCGATAGAAAAAGCAGTTATGCCCCTGCGTGAGTTTATGATTAAGCACACGGAAGAAAAGGAAATCGCATTGTTCTGCAATATGGCAAAGCTGGAACGTCCCAAAAATTGGAATGATGTTCCTACTTATATTATATTGCCGTCATTTGTTTTGAGCGAATTGAAAGTAGCTTTTACAATTGGGTTTGTTATCTTCCTTCCGTTTTTGGTCATTGATATGATAGTTTCGAGTATTTTGGTATCTATGGGTATGTTGTTCTTGCCTCCTACGGTCGTTGCAACACCGTTTAAGCTCATTTTATTCGTCATGATAGATGGTTGGTACCTTATTACGAAATCGCTTCTTGAAAGCTTTGTGGTATAG
- the fliQ gene encoding flagellar biosynthesis protein FliQ, producing the protein MDQAQLLTLIQSVLVLIMILSAPVLIVSVVVGLIISIFQSVTQIQESTLTFVPKIIAGILTLIVSLPWMMNVFIDHVNDWFDKIQVFIR; encoded by the coding sequence ATGGATCAAGCTCAGCTATTGACTCTAATACAGAGTGTTTTGGTATTGATTATGATTTTGTCAGCCCCCGTGCTTATTGTTAGTGTTGTGGTTGGTCTGATAATAAGTATCTTTCAGTCTGTAACTCAAATACAAGAATCAACTTTGACATTTGTGCCGAAAATTATCGCAGGTATTTTGACTTTGATTGTGTCATTGCCGTGGATGATGAATGTGTTTATTGACCATGTGAATGACTGGTTTGACAAAATTCAAGTATTTATTAGATAG
- the fliR gene encoding flagellar biosynthetic protein FliR, whose amino-acid sequence MELIELLSVKNIVGFLLVLTRLSGMIFSAPLFSTYPIPTQVKIWLVALVAFIMYPMVSVHSGFSVPNSMPEMILYMAKEFGVGFLIGYLANFIFAGIQMGGQLLSIQLGLSMSNVLDPVSQSQSPVLGEFYILMTAMIFLGLNAYQWLFAAVYQSFVKIPPGLDFLYTPVLVEQVIRMGAQMFEIAMGVVLPIFCVLFILEVLIGVLAKMIPQMNIFMVAIPLKIFLGLFLMIIFLDPMATYVNNLITTQMVTIVKMFM is encoded by the coding sequence ATGGAGTTAATAGAGCTATTATCGGTTAAAAATATAGTCGGCTTTCTCCTCGTATTGACAAGGTTGAGCGGGATGATTTTTTCTGCTCCGTTATTCTCAACTTATCCTATTCCTACACAGGTAAAAATTTGGCTGGTGGCGTTGGTAGCTTTTATTATGTACCCGATGGTATCGGTTCATAGCGGGTTTTCTGTTCCAAACTCTATGCCAGAGATGATTTTGTATATGGCTAAAGAATTTGGAGTCGGTTTTTTAATTGGGTATCTTGCAAATTTTATTTTTGCGGGGATTCAAATGGGCGGTCAACTTTTGTCAATCCAGCTTGGTTTGTCGATGAGTAACGTTTTGGACCCTGTTTCTCAGTCGCAATCTCCTGTTTTGGGTGAGTTTTATATATTGATGACAGCTATGATTTTTTTGGGGCTAAATGCTTATCAGTGGCTCTTTGCTGCTGTGTATCAAAGTTTTGTAAAAATCCCTCCGGGGCTTGATTTTCTTTATACGCCTGTGTTGGTCGAGCAGGTTATAAGGATGGGTGCTCAGATGTTTGAAATCGCTATGGGAGTTGTACTTCCTATATTTTGCGTGCTGTTTATTTTAGAGGTTCTGATTGGTGTTTTGGCTAAAATGATTCCTCAAATGAATATATTTATGGTTGCCATTCCTTTAAAGATATTTTTAGGGTTATTTTTGATGATAATATTTTTAGACCCGATGGCGACTTATGTCAATAATTTGATTACAACCCAAATGGTTACAATAGTTAAAATGTTTATGTGA